From Sphingomonas sp. PAMC26645:
GGGCTTGGGCTTGGGCTTGGGCTTGGGCGGAACTGAGTCAGGCGGCTACCGCGAACCTCGAGGCAACAAGCGGATCACACGTCCCCCGCACTCGACCTCCCCAGCGGAGGCCTGGGCCTCAGTAGCAATGTCTCGGTTACGGCGCTCACCGTTCAATTGACAGCGTCCCCAATTGGGCCCCGGCCTTCGCCGGGGTAGCGCCGTGCTTTTGTTGGTCGACGATGTTTACGGGTATCGACAACGGTACGATCGCTTAGGAAGCGCGCACCCGCGGACAAAAAATGACAAATCGTCGTCTGTATGCAACCCAACAGCGGACGGCTCACCTGCTGCCAAGACGGCACGTCCATATGGCGTAATGCTTTACAGCAGATGATAGCTCGCCGCCCGACAGACACAGATCCGATCTACCTGTTTAGCTTGTTTCCCCGCGAAGGCGGGGACCCAGACTGGGCTCCCGCCTTCGCGGAAGAACAAGGTAGCAAGCCGGCTTTCAAATGACCCACCCCAACGATTACCGAGTGGTGATCGTTGGGAGGTAGTTAGCGAGTCGCGATCTGCTGCGATTGCCGCGCCAACGCACGGCTGGCCAGATCGTGCGAGGACGCCACTGCGCCCGATGGCAGGTCCATCGCGACCGCTGGGCGGTCGAGCACCGCCGCATACAGCGCGCGTGCCTCCGACTCGCGACCGGTACGGTGATAGACCGATGCGAGATTGAGCATGAGCTCGGGACGCTGCGGGAAAATCCTCCGCTCGGCGACGATGCGCTGTTCCGCCGTCGACAGGTCGCCCGCCGCTATCGCGACGTACCCAGTGCGATCCGTCGACGCGGACTGGTCCGCCAACGCCGGCGTGGCTGCACCCAAGGTTGCTAGAACGAACAGGACGGTCTTGCGCATCATCCATCTCCACTGACCTTCGCGTATCGGAAGGTTTCATTTTTATGACAACGGTGTGTCACTTCGATGACTGTCATACAAGCACATTGATCAAGTTCGCTCCCGCGAGGGGATTATCTCCTTTCGATGCACCACGACGCGTTCCGCCGCTGCGGTTCGTCCGCCGTCCGGTGACGACCGCACGACAAAAAAAGGGCGGCCCCGGAGGACCGCCCTTTGGAC
This genomic window contains:
- a CDS encoding tetratricopeptide repeat protein, producing MMRKTVLFVLATLGAATPALADQSASTDRTGYVAIAAGDLSTAEQRIVAERRIFPQRPELMLNLASVYHRTGRESEARALYAAVLDRPAVAMDLPSGAVASSHDLASRALARQSQQIATR